The DNA region GCGGAGGTTAGTTGCCGTAAAAACGTACCTTCATGCACGGCAAGCGCATGGCGCCGTCCCAGTGGCCCAAACACTGCCGGATGGCGCACTTTCCCCGCCGGAACATCCAACGCCTGCAATTCCCGCGCAAACTCATCAGTATCGTCTACATAGGGCAATAGATCGGTGATGGGTATGAGCTGGCAATTGTCCAACAGTCCCCCGACAAAACTCGCGTAGTTATCCCGCCGCTGTTCACCGTCAGTGAAGACATCGATACGTGCCCGCTGTTGCGCCGCCACTACCAAGCGTACCGCATCATCGGCAGTCTGGGTGAATTCGTCATCGGACATGCGCCCTTCTACATGATCCGTGAGCGCGCGCAGCAACCACAGCGGACGAGGCCAACTGCCGATCCCCATCACCGATAGTGGCAGAATCGTTGGGGCCGGTGCAGGAGGTGGCAGCTGTGGAGGAATAACCACTGGCAGAATCGGCTGTGTAATCGGTGCAGGTTCCTTATGCAGCCGTGGTAATGTGGCTGGCGCGGCAGCAGGCACCGAATCAACCGCAGCAGGAACAGGCTCTCGTAGCGGTCCTTTGCTCACCAGGAAACGATGTTGAGCACCCTGGCGGATATGCGATACGAACGCGTTGCCGGTCAGCCGACACCACGCTGGGAGATCTTCAACAACTGAAGACTCGGTTGAGAGAATTTCCAACAATGCCCCAGGAGCCAACGGATCGATATGCTTACGAATCAACAATAGCAAACCGTTGCCGCAATCAAGATCGCCGCCATCAAAACTTGCCGTAGGAGTGTAGGGATGTTGTGCGCCGCTCACGTCAACTCCTTGGTGACGTTACCTCCCATTAATACGAGACACACGGCGCGCCACTGGCAAGAAACTCGACCAGCTTCGCACCACCAACGATCTTCGCACCTTTGACCAGCGTGTTTTCATCCAGCCCACGTTTTTTGAAACAGGGCGAGCAGACAAAAATGGTTCCCCCAGCTTCGACGAAATTGGCCATTAACTCTTTGAGCGGCGCGAATCCCGTTTCGTGAATATCATCCGCATAGCCCTCGACCGCCAGTCGCACGCCTTCGGTAC from Deltaproteobacteria bacterium includes:
- a CDS encoding 5-methyltetrahydropteroyltriglutamate--homocysteine methyltransferase gives rise to the protein MSGAQHPYTPTASFDGGDLDCGNGLLLLIRKHIDPLAPGALLEILSTESSVVEDLPAWCRLTGNAFVSHIRQGAQHRFLVSKGPLREPVPAAVDSVPAAAPATLPRLHKEPAPITQPILPVVIPPQLPPPAPAPTILPLSVMGIGSWPRPLWLLRALTDHVEGRMSDDEFTQTADDAVRLVVAAQQRARIDVFTDGEQRRDNYASFVGGLLDNCQLIPITDLLPYVDDTDEFARELQALDVPAGKVRHPAVFGPLGRRHALAVHEGTFLRQLTSAPVKVALPGPYLLTRTMWMECIADRAYATREALAQDIVRVLREEVHFLLAAGVALVQLDEPVLTEVVFGRASQNRTFMCGALGEKREPAEELAFAEMLINCVVAGLPRDRLALHVCRGNWTPDESVALAGDYRPLVPLLSHVNVGTLFLELCTPRAGEVDVLTDLPQEKRIGVGVVNQKCASVESFDEVVAKAEQAIAVFGVERVLLTPDCGFATFADNPIASAVQAEQKLAVIKKAAQLLQQRYHIK
- a CDS encoding sulfur reduction protein DsrE; amino-acid sequence: MAGKLCVSLTNAKNDTDKATVAFVIANAAVGSDQETLVFLSTEGVRLAVEGYADDIHETGFAPLKELMANFVEAGGTIFVCSPCFKKRGLDENTLVKGAKIVGGAKLVEFLASGAPCVSY